gtacatacacacacacacacatatacacacacacacacacacacacacacaaacagtgcagtGGCTGTTGTGAGATGGGAGGACTTTCAGACTGGCACAGAGACAGTGCAGGTGCCAAGAAAATGGCATCCGCATACAGTAATACAACGTAGGAGTCCTAGAAATCatctggaaaaaacaaaacaatccaaaCTATAAACGGCAGCATTTGCGTGCTCAGTCAGCTGCTGGATGgccaaatgtgtgtttgcactaGGAAGACTTTAGCAGTTGTCTGAATGTGGATGACAATTTGTTGTAAAATTAGATTACGTGTCAATGCTGTCCATCATTTCTTTGTTCTATTGAAGCCACCTGCCTTGACGCAGCAGCGATGtttattacaaaacattttatgacGCTTAGATGTTCATCTCCTTGGCAAAAATCCAATCCATAAATCTGtttgattaaaacaaaaacagatccGGATTCTGGACACAGCTGTGTACTACCAAACCATCGTGAAATACACTCATGTCACAGGGTTTAAagaacttttttctttttttttttttttttttacaagttcaGAAAGGCCAACAGTGTACCTATTGTATTGCAGTTAAAGACAAGCTGAAACTCTTTTGCCACGAAGCATGAACCTAAATGAGCAGAGACACTGTTGAACTTCAGCCATTCAAATGTTCAGTGAGTGGCTGCGACATAGAAATGTAGCTTTTCCCACCTTGGCATGGTTTTTGACACTTTGCTCTCAGAGTCAAAGGCAGACAGTGTTGATATATGTATtcatataaataacaaaatagtacagtataaatataaagattctgcgtgtgtgtgtgtgtctgtgtgtgtgtgtgtgtatgtatgcacgcacacatgtaAATGGTGTGTGAGTATAGATAAaaagagtgtgttgtgtgtgtgtgtgtgtgcgcttgtgaACCAGTGTTAGGACAGGACAGGGGTATTAGAGGTGAGGCTTTCCCTCCCCCACCTCATGGAAGAGCGAGGTGTAAAACTCGGGCTCCAGTTGCTTGTTGCGGTAACGCTGGACAATCTCCGTTATTTTCTGCTTCCGCCTCACGTGAGGCGGGTTGTACAAGTCACTTTCCAGACGCTTCCGCCGGCACACGTTGATGACTGTTTGACGCACAAGGAACCCTGGGAGAAGGACGCAAACACGTGAGCTCATCAGTAGTCGAATGTGACAGGTCTGAGAATGTGTACAAACATTTTTCCTACTGCTTTGACTGAGGGACagagtttaacattttttaaatgcattctTAGATAGAAAATCCTGCTTCCAACTCTGCCATCTGCTGATCATAAGTGAGATTACATGCATTAAAAAGCAGCGTGAcctttcttgtgtttttcaaagtaaaggtgTGTATCAGCACAGGAGAGATACATGCTAATGATAAAATAGTTCTTCCATGGTGTTGCTAAACCATGATGTTTCCACTGGCTCCCTAATAGCAAATGACACCCATTCTTTGTTCATGTTACAACACATaatgaacaaactgaaaaacaatacaaacttATTAAACGGAGAATTCCAATGCATCTCAAAGTCAGATGGCaactataaaatattaatgtgtgCAAATTGGTATTTCAGTACGATGATCAATAATCCTAATATACTTCCAGTGATGCAATAAGATGTGTTGACTCTGTTCTTTCAGAGGAAGTGTGGTTGGCAGGGAGGGACAAGTTAAGTCAGAGCAAGCCACACACAGCTATTACCTAGAGCTCTGCGGCTGACCACCATGCCGTCCACCAGGGGAATCACCATGCCAAATTTGCCCACAGCTCCATGCAGCCGGATCCTGAAGAGTCCCGTCTTCAGAGGGTGGATGAAGATCAGAGGAACGTCCTTCTCTAGTAACCCCGACCTGCAGCAGGAACAATTAGGAAGACAAAACGTAAAGAAGATACTGAAAGTGATTTGCCACAAACTAGAATGATAAAGAATCACTGTAATAAGACTGtagttttaaactgttttaaaatgtgatttgtttccCGTGGGAATACGTcgaaaaatatttaaatatacaatgtATATGTTTGAGGAACAGCATTACAAGTCATTCTATTAATCTTACCATCACTAGGGCAAAACCATGCACGTTAGGTCCATAACAATAagtgcatgcagacacacatcacTGCTGCTTGCTACTATTTCTGagtttgttctgtgtttataaaaacacaGGATATGATTTTGCTTTGTGTACAAAGCTGATTCCTGAAAcatcatttaataataaaacaaaatgacatttgtaAATGATGACCATATTTATACCTGGAAAGACAAACATATTTTGACAGATCAGAGTGTCGTCATGTAGCACTTGACTGAACTTAAGCGTAAATACTAACAGGTTTTCACGCGACAAGAAACAATTCTGTAGGCAgaaaaaatgtgtcagtgtgtttatgcCTGACTGGCCAAAAATAGCTTCTGTGGTTGctctgaaaataagaaaaaaatcaatttagcAATTTTCAAATATGCCACCCACTCATTATCTTCCAAGGAAACTTGGCAATCGGAAAAATTAGTTATGTCACAGATGAAATAAATGGTTGTTATGTTGTATCAGATCACATAGCTTCAGATGACGCACTCTCAAAGGTGATATTATTAATTTGGTTAAATACAACACGTTTAAATCCATTTGATGCTTGTGATCCATGTCCTTGATAATGAAGTTGCTAAGTAGCACATTATCTCTaccttaaaaacaacatacatatgaatcacactagaaaaaaaaaacttattttccTTTAAGCCACTTCAAACTCCTAACTGTCATCACGGCTCTGTCACAGTTCCTTTTCTCTGCTTGCTTTTGCATACACTGCATgttgtacttcctgttttgcactcttgtgtgtttatgcatttcAGAGCACATGCTGTTTTGCAGAACTGAACTAACCCAATACCAATTCATGAACTGTATGCGTTCCATACTGACAGCAAAAGCGTAAACTTCTGAATACCTGCAGGAAGTGCTGTTGCTCATGCTAGCTTCCAAGCCCGTGCTGGTTTCAGCCAACAGATCAGTCAACGGGAAGTTctctaaaaacacagaaacaatgacaTTCAAGTACTTCAAACCATTGGTCACGTACTTCAGAATCACTTTTTCATAGTTACGTTGTAAGGCTACAGAGGTTAAGTATTTAAGACTACAATATTTTGTACAGAGAAATCATTCAAGAGAAAttgctagaaaaaaaaaagaaagataatataatataatataatataatatatggaGAGAAACATTAGATTTTCACCCCATTACTAGTAGTCTCAAATTACAGGACATTAAGGCAGAATAAAGAGCATGTGCCTACCAATATCATCAAAGCGCTCCACCCAGACCACAAACACCTTTGTTTCGGGACCCAGTGGTGGGAAAGACTTTCCAGTCGATGACCTCTTTGTCTTCACCAAAGGACTCAGCTAAAGAAAAAGCACAACACGCAGCACGATTAAGCAAACACCACATTAAATGACTTAGAAATCATAATCAGAAATGCCAGTATACAAtttagatacacacacattaagccCAACTTTACCTTCTTGGCAGACTCCAGGTTTTCAGAATGGTTGGGGAACAGCTCCAGTGTGAGATTGGGTTGTTTGTGTAAACCAGGCATGACGTCTGTGTTGGTGTCTGCCTCCACTGTGGAGTCACTGTGCACTGATGACTCCTCTGGGAGACAGCAAAGAGCAAATGGCAACTCTGTCAGTCCCGACTCCCTCACTGGGTTTTCATCATATACAATCTCTATCAGTTCATATTCAACACTGACCAGAATTTTCTGTTAGAGATGGAACAACGAAGGCAATCTCTGTCAGAGCATCAGCGTAGTACAAAACTTTCTTCTCCCCATTGAACACAGAACCTCCTGTGTCCTCAGGAGTAGTTGCTTCCTCTACAGggaaatttttttaaaaagttactCATTGAGTTAGTTACCACAAACATCTAATAGATAAGATCTTTTTTCAGCTCTAACGCAGGAGTTAGTTTAGTAGTTTACCTGTTTGTTGTATGTCATTGCTGTCGGAGCAGGAGTTGAGGGACCAGCTAGTATCTAGGTGTCCTGTCCATCCTGGGTGGCGTCCCACGTCCACAGGCCAGCCCAAGGACAGCAGGAACTCCAAGAAGTGGGGCTGGACACTGGATGATGACTCCACATTCCTCAGGATCTGATCACACAGAACAAGTACAGATCCATTCttattcagacatttttatacaaataCTGTAACAGCATCAACACTGTTTTATTGAGAATCTGTTATGTGTTGCCTGCGTTCCCTCACCTCATGGCTGCTTTTCTGTCCAGCTCTCACatagaaaataaagacagtgtCAAATGGCCGGCAGGGAAGCAGGTCCAGGTAGCTGATGTCATCAAAAAACCCTGGCAAGGATGACTCCAGGCCAATCAGATGAGGAGGTAGACGACTGTTGTTGGGTTCCtatcaataataaatgaatgtaagtacattttaaataaactgtattaACAAGAACAATATTATGAATGTATGTAAGAATATGACTTTTCACATTACGGTATCATTATACTTTATTATGAGTATgaatttaaacttaaaaaaagcatttataTATGGCTGTTTATTTGAtagttttatttctaaatataattataaatgaGGACCAGCCCCCAATGATTTCTCAAGTTTAAATAAAGGCAACAGAGAGTTAAACAGAATCACAAGGCAAAATCACCAATTAAAGTTCAGTATAAGCAGCGGGAAGGCTTATAGATGATATTCGACAttggcagaaaatgtttttgcacaaGTTCAGTCCAAGAGATTTTCTCATTTGCCATGAACAATAAAGTTATCAGACGAATTAAGTTTTAACCAACCTTGAGTGCCTCCAGAGACAGAAAGCCAaagtgggagaggaagaggcgTGCCGTCTGGAACTCCtgtgagggtggggggggtttgCAGTCTATCTGTGGGTCGGGGAAAGGTTTGGACTTCCAGATTTCCTCACTGTGCCGCTCCAAGGCGTTCTCATACTCTATCTGCTTGTGCATCAGAATGCGAAGCTTGTCGTGCTGAACTTCCAGCTGAAAAGAAGACGGAGAcgggacattttttttaaagacaatttCAAGACACTTTGGCTGATGAATGGCACTGGACTGCCTAAATTCAGCATTAACCCAAAAAGGGCAAgtcccacagtccaaacacagagGTGTCATCCCCCAGCGACGATGTGAAGAGTCACTCGTGTGCGtctgtgatttaaaatgttgttacCAAACATTTGAACAGAAAAGAAGTCACCATTTCATTAGCTAAACTTGTACAAGCTCATCCAATCCAGTATAATAGCCTGTTAATAAATCCAGTCTTTGTGAAGCTTTTAATACACACTGTCAGAGAGTAATTGATTCAGCCCTCATTGATTAATTATTGCATTGGATTGAGAAACCACACAAAACAATCATCGAGAATCTGTCACCAAACCAGATGATTTGAACCTCTTTTCCAAGAGACACCCGAGTGAAATTGCATCCCTCCAACAACTCACGTGTGGGGGATTACTCAGTTTATTTGTAGCTCTTGAATCATCCTGCCAGCCCAAACAACACACCTGAGTTTgtataataacaaataatatgaTCAATTAATTTACTTTatggctattttttttttttttttttagcaatgaCAACAAATAATCTTGGTTTAGCTTATACCCATAGTAGAATTATCTTATTTGTATGTGATTAGCCATAATGTGGATATGAGATCAATAAAAGGATTTAACAGAAAGCTTTTCTCTTACCTCTCTACTGACAATGTCATCCAGGTCAGGAATACTAACATCAGCTTTGACAAGGGGAATCTTATCCACTTCTTCAGGGAAGGGCCTCTGCTTGACGTTGTATTTGATCCCCACGTCATTGTTGGGCATCGGACGGCCCTCGGGAACAAACACCTGCTGTGGGAAGAGAGAAGCAGACGGATATGGAGATGTGTTATCAGTGAACCAGTTGTGGAGTTTCAAATTTAACAAACCCGCGACTCTAAGGTGTCACATTCAAATATTTCTAGGGTGATGATGCTTTAGCGTTGTTGGCAATCCTTATCCAGTAATCTACAGTGTGATCTCACCCTCTGATTGGCCCGAGCTCCTCTGGGTTGGTGGAAGAGCTGCATGGTCCAGGCATGTCTGCCGGCTGTGCCTCGGATCAAAACTGTCACTGATGGACTGGGGTctgtgaggacagagacatTCTACTGatcatttattgttatttaccGTTATTTTACTTGGCAGGTAATACAGCCTCTACTTACAACTGAAAATGAACCCAGAAAGACCTTAGTTCTCCCCTGTATTGCAATAAACTATTATTATGTCAAAGGAAGGATGCTAAGCCACTGACTCTGCTCATTGCCGAGAGGCTGCTCCAGCATGGCGAGGATGACCGAGTTGTCCAGGACAAAGTAGCGGAAGTTGCTGGCCCCTGTGGCACTGAGTCTGGCGTAGCGGATCAGGGTGTCTTCATTCAGTAGGCTGCAGGTGGAGGCGGGCCCGCTGGGAGAAGGGAAGGCCCCGAGCACCTGCATGATACTGGGGAACACCACAGGAACACAAGGACACAAATGAGCCGAAACTGGTTCAATGGGTACGTGTCATTACAAAAGTCGCCCGTGTGGTTCAGCAGAAAAACTAGGTCACTGACGAAGCAGCGAAACAGACAAATCAATAATTTAGTGCTAAAATTCTAACTTttacaaaaatttaatttatttccaaTATTATATTACtgttgaaaggaaaaaatatatttttattcagaaatGCTTTGACCGTATCGTGTGTATTAagttttcctttattttctcaggCAACACCAAAGGctgttatttattaatgatgtatactgtatatcaaacATATAATATAGCAGTTATAAgacatattttctttatcattagCAATACAAATGCACTTTAACATGGTGGACTTTTACTTTGCTACCTTGTCAACAAGCCAAGCTGCAAGACAAAACAAGTGTCTGTGCTTGCTTCAGACCTCTTTGGAGTCAGTGTCATACTCTGCTGTCTGGATGTCACTCTGTCACCTTTACAAAGGCGACTGTTActgtttaataaaaatgttactaCATGTTTTGATTGGGTGTATGCAAAGGAGTTCCTCCTCCACATACTGAGTTGAATACCCAACAGCAAGTCTTTTAGGAATGTAAATTCTTCCCTTTCTCAAAAGATGGCCATGTACAAGAAAAAGtacaattaattaaatcaaataactTTAACTCTGATCCATTCTGTATAAAAGTCTGACGATTCTCACCAGGACAAAGTCGCCTCAGCAGCGTCCTTTACCCTCATCGAAGCTGGGTTGTGCTCCTTCTCTCCTTTATGTCGAACTTCCTGTTCCTGTCGAGACTTGCTACCAGAGATCCCCAGCTCCACAATCTCCAACACCTCTACCAAACAATCCTGatacaaaaagagagaacagtGTATTTTAACAAAACTCTAAGCCTCTAACCAAACAACATATCGGAGCAATATTTCAAATCCAGTCTTTAAGATTACCTTCTCATCCAGCATGTCAGGGTGTTCtgtgagccacacacacagaaactgaaagGCAGCTACAATCATGGAGTGGAGGTCTCGGGATTGAAGAGGAGCTGGACGGCTACACTGGTACACAATGTACCCACATATAGAGCTGACAGCACGTTTACGGTCTGCAGAGTCTACTCCCACCTTTACCTGGTTTAGACGTATACCACAAGTAAAGGAAAATGCTCGACATTAGACACATAACAGAAATTCTTCATTTCATGCCAttgggaaaaaatgttttataggCTTTGGTGCATAAGAGATTAACTGTTTTACTAAATTAGGACACATTTGATTCATTgtgcttttaattaaaaaatgaaattacaatatttttagAAATAGTATTTATGTAAATCAAATAACCTCATGTAACCTCAATGTTATCCTGGTCTTTTCCTCTGAATTTGTGTCAGATATTCACATATTAAAGCCAATTACTGTCCATTGTACTAATGAGTCCGTATTTAGAAAGCGACACATTTCAAGGCGTAAAAAACAACTGTACAGTCATTACAGAAACTTATGCTGCTGTACTTTTTGACACAATGAGGGCAACCCCCTTGTGATGAACTTGGAAAATTCTGACTCATAAGTTGACATGAACTACCCAGATGCAACGCTATTTTTGCTATCTGTGACTCTGGTGTGTCTCATTTGGGAGGGATCAATGTTTAAGATAAAGCCCTATAATGAGTTGTCGAGTGTCACATCATCAATTTCTGTGAGCCTTGGTCTTGAAGGAGAAAACTGCTGTGGTTTCATAAATTTACAGTGTTGAACTAAGAGATATTGCTGGTTGAGACTTGGTTGGGTAACATGGATAAACCTGAAGACATACAGTACTTGAGTGCAGATTGTTACAGTGAGTCTCTGTGGTGCTAGCTTTACCTTGGCAAGCCCAGCCAGCAGCTCCAGGGCAGCCAGGGAAATGCTCATGTCTTGCCTCCACTGAGAGTTGAGCCTCTGGGTGACCAGGTGGATGCTGCGCACCAGCAGGCCTGCCGCCGTATCTGGAAGAGCTAGACCATATAACACCCGGAAATACCAAACACCGCAAAGATAGATAGAGCAAAGCAGAATTCAGGCAGCAAAGCTTAAGTACACATGCTTACAGGAAAAATGTCCTGGATGCCAAAGATACGTTTAGGTATTGAGAACATGCACTGTGTTTGAAATCAGGACAGCACACAATATTGAGCAAAGTTTGGACTGAGGAATAGATAAATAAACTGCGGAGGAACAGGGCTGAGCGatgtcaacattttaaaaatccttattttgacttttaagacaaaaaaattgtATGATATAATTGTCCAACACTGGCTAAATAAGTGACAAgtaattcagttttttaaaaaaaacaaaaaaaccctgaCAATTTAAAGAATTACTTagtatttaaatataataaagttcTTCTGATCAAGAGTAATTATTTCTTCCATCTATCTATTTCAGAGTTTCTACCTAAAGAATCAAGGAGAGCTAAAAACACTAAGTGATGATGTTGATGCTTCGGCATCGAGCCTCTCCAAGATGCAGATCTGGCCTCTTATTTTCTGAATTTATGATGaacaaaaaaatcccaaatTCTGCTGAATTGGTTGCCGTTTATGAAACAATGACCCCCCCAGACTCCTGCTCGCTCTTGTTTTTCCTGTCCAGTATTGAGCCACACAATGCAATACAACCATCCTGTCCCACAGGAACCCTGCAGAACCCCCTCCCCCTATATCCTACTGGATAAAGTCGCCTATAAGCCGCACAATGCTCAGAGAAAATAGACATAGAATTGAAGCTCTCATAGCTGtcattatcaatttatttaaaaaaaaaaaaaaaaaaaaaaagtaatttataattaaaaaaaacaactctaaCATCACAATGTCAGTCAACCATCGCTCAGTCCtccaaagaaaaagagaaaatctttGAAATGCTTTTGATTAGTCAACACTGCTGCAACCAATCAATTAGAGAGAAAAATGCAATCAGCCCTGGCACTCCATACGTCTCAGTGCCAAAATGTTGTTTCATAGCACAGCATCACAGCAACAAATAACTTTGAATCacctacaaaaacattttacccAACGCCTTTTAACTCTGCAAAGCACTTTAACCACGTTAGCTATAAAGaacaaatgtgttaatttaGTAAGTGACATGTTTACACTGATCAGGAAACAGGTACTGACCACATGAAATAACGCTCCAGCAAGTCTGTTATGCACCATCTCACCAAAACCGGCGCTATTGTGTTAATTCACCAAGCACAAGGATATTAGTGCATGAGTATCTGCGTGTCTTACCGTAGTCTCGAAGCAAGGCCTGGGCCGGACGCTCAGAGTCTGGGCTGGTAGCCTCTGTGCTGCCTCCACTGGTGAAACTAATGCCACTGTTGGTGCGGCTGTGACTCCTCACTGTCATGTGACTCCCATCTATACTTCCCTgccaccacaaaaaaaaaagcaatcttGATGTCCAGTCCATGACACCGCTGCTAGCatcataaaatgttaattatttagCCGTAGGAAACAGCAGTGATCTGAGCCTTACTGTTTCGGTCTGTGCACCTATGGACTCCAACAGTGCTGAGTCTTGAACAATATTGAGCATTGCAcctgagagggggggggggattaacaataaaaaatatacaaagaaCAATATATGGACagaaaattttgaaaatgatttagGTCAGTATAAATACAGCACAAGTAATATGGAGAGGCAAAATAAATGGATAGAGAGGATGTTAAGGGGGCAGCAGATACCCAGGATGAGCTGTGTGTTAGTGGGGTCGGTCTCAGTCTGCAGCGCTCCTATCAGGACATTGACAAGACGTAGCCTCAGGGACAGGAAGGAAACGGGCTGGTCATGAGGCCACCCATCCTCCTCATTGAACTTTCCCTCCAACAGAACCTGAAGCACACAAAGTCAATATAGTTAACAACCTGGTTTATCTGAAAACGAagcaaagaataaaaacttttaGGGCTTGCTTTACTGCAATGCGAAAATCTAAAAGCCTTGTGGAGTtgaaaacataaagaaagaatGATCTAAGCTCTCATGCCTTTAACCtgttaaacatttcaaataagctaaaagaaaaggagaaatgagGTTCAATGACAAAAACTGACTCAAAATCTTTTAAATTCTGTACTGAAAAAATGCACcaataaaccaataaaatgaaagaagtAAGCAAGAGTTACCTCTGATTTGATGTTGCCAAAGTGATGCGGCAGTGGCAACATGGCCAGCAGGATGTTGATGGAGGCTCTCCTCAGGTCGGTAGGGTTTACATACATCTTGAATTTGGACAGCTCCCTGGAGGAGTACAAACAAATCTCACATAGACAAACTTGAGACAATATCCTCAAAATTGCCCTCAAACGGAGAAACCTGACTAAGATCATATGGTTTTCacattaatgaaaatgttatgtAGTACATTCATCCAAAATTAGTGTAAGCACTACTAGTCTAACCTGTCTGGTACAATAGTCTCCAGGGCAGCTATGAAGTAGGGCACCACCACATTGATGCCCTTCAGGTCAGtacagaagagagaagaggagttGAGAATGATGGAAGCAAGAACTGGTCTACAGATGAAATCGGAGATCTGGAGACCCTGAATCAGGACCATGTAAAACCTGCAGAAAGACAGTTTAAGATCTTAACAGCCAACAGAAAAATTGCATGTGCACAGTTAGACTGATGAACAAAATAAGAAAGTTGACTATGttacctggacaggtaaacaGGCAGAATATCTTCTCCTGTTTTCTTGCTACAGAAGATGCGGCAGAGAGTCCCGCAGGCCTCCGCTCGTCCTGCCTCGTAGCTCTCTGGGAACTCGTTGGCGTCAAACATGGGGTTCGACACCATGGAGTCGGTGGACATTTGAGAAcccttcctcctcagctccagACCTACTTGAGTGGCTATCGCTGTAGAGAGTGGGAAGAGACACAGAATGAAAGGACGCTGAATTGTAATTTGGTCATTAGTACTCATGCATGTATGAGAAACAGGCAAACATGTATCTACTGTATGCACAGTACaacaaaaagtaacaaaaactggaaaaacaaaagcaccacAAAGCAGACATTTTAATCACTAtcacaaaaagataaaacaaagactttaatgactgcaaacacacattcacatcattTAAAAGCATTCAATAAAAGGGAACTCTGACACAAAGAGTTTGCCGTAGAAGTTCTACCTATCACTGGCACAAGGCATGACCAAGTGTAGTGTGCTGGCaataaaatgtgtcagtcaTTCTCTGCTGCAAGACCACTAAACAAAATCCCTGTGTCAGCTCCCTCGCTGCCGCAATTATATGACTGTCACTCAAGGTACAGAACATTCACTTCATGCATTGAGGCACCAAAccaatcaaaatcaaaactcAAGTAAACCAACAATACAAAAGGaaattacaacaaacaaaacaataatgctGAACTTGGggcggggggcggggggggtCTGAAACTAAATAATAAGGATTAGTgtgacccaaaaaaaaaagaaaatgagaactCAAAAACGGGGTGGCGTCACAAACTGGCAACGTTATGATCGAGACAAGTGGTCAGTTGGTGAAACCCATTCCATCACCTTTGGAGAAACGCTGAGAGAACGCTGGTGAACTTTTATATATGACAAGGAGTGGGAACAGAAAACAATGGTGACAATGGCGATGATCATGAGGAACTCAACTAAAAAGCAGGAAGATTTGTCAAGAAACGCAAATcaagtgaggaaaaaaagctgCCGTTCCTACTTACAAGATTTATAAGAAAGGAGAATTTGGATAAAAGAGGCTGCAAGATAACAGAAATAGTGGAGAGACACAAAATCAAAGCAGATCCAATATTTTGGGATCAATTCATATCAGgcatgaattgttttttttttttgttctcctcaATACATGACTTTTGACCCATTACAACTCTTTAACATTAATCAGACATGGTAGACACGTGCAGGACACTACaccaaaaagagaaaaataaatggagagCCAATGAAAAgccaaatttattttaaaatactaaATACTGAATGTGCTGTCATTGACTCCTCTAGCGATGATTTTACcaataaaaatgaatctatATGAAGTCCTCAGCATATGGTTATAGACTATATGCAGTTTTAGCCATGTATAAATAGTTGGTAGATGTAAATGAATTAGAATCAGATGGAAATTTCATACCACGCCACTTCTAACCAAGCCctccacacacagaa
The genomic region above belongs to Seriola aureovittata isolate HTS-2021-v1 ecotype China chromosome 9, ASM2101889v1, whole genome shotgun sequence and contains:
- the LOC130174678 gene encoding ral GTPase-activating protein subunit beta-like isoform X10, producing the protein MYSEWRSLQLVVQSDQGHLSVLHTYPTTVGTEVANAVVKPLGTAVSPVATENILKTDKEVKWTMEVLCYGLTLPLEGDTVKLCVDVYTDWMMALVSPRDSMPQPVVKEPNMYIQTILKHLYNVFVPRPEQHSLNHIRLCQQVLTAVQKLARESVSMVRETWEVLLLFLLRINDTLLAPPTVGVGVAEKLAEKLMAVLFEVWLLACARCFPTPPYWKTAREMLANWRHHPPVVEQWSRVACALTSRLLRFTHGPSFPPFKVPDEDANLIPLEMDSDCVAQTWYRFLHMLSNPVDLSNPAIVSTTPKFQEQFLNSSGIPHEVVLHPCLKQLPQIFFRAMRGVSCLVDAFLGISRPRADSAPPTPVNRLSMSPPPSITNTTPPHSRKQRHTVVTKTTSKSSTGSGSQPTKASQQQQQQQQTSSSPTLLSSPNQSSWESRPLPAPARPKVNSILNLFGQWLFDAALVHCKLHSGLSRDPSMTAIATQVGLELRRKGSQMSTDSMVSNPMFDANEFPESYEAGRAEACGTLCRIFCSKKTGEDILPVYLSRFYMVLIQGLQISDFICRPVLASIILNSSSLFCTDLKGINVVVPYFIAALETIVPDRELSKFKMYVNPTDLRRASINILLAMLPLPHHFGNIKSEVLLEGKFNEEDGWPHDQPVSFLSLRLRLVNVLIGALQTETDPTNTQLILGAMLNIVQDSALLESIGAQTETGSIDGSHMTVRSHSRTNSGISFTSGGSTEATSPDSERPAQALLRDYALPDTAAGLLVRSIHLVTQRLNSQWRQDMSISLAALELLAGLAKVKVGVDSADRKRAVSSICGYIVYQCSRPAPLQSRDLHSMIVAAFQFLCVWLTEHPDMLDEKDCLVEVLEIVELGISGSKSRQEQEVRHKGEKEHNPASMRVKDAAEATLSCIMQVLGAFPSPSGPASTCSLLNEDTLIRYARLSATGASNFRYFVLDNSVILAMLEQPLGNEQNPSPSVTVLIRGTAGRHAWTMQLFHQPRGARANQRVFVPEGRPMPNNDVGIKYNVKQRPFPEEVDKIPLVKADVSIPDLDDIVSRELEVQHDKLRILMHKQIEYENALERHSEEIWKSKPFPDPQIDCKPPPPSQEFQTARLFLSHFGFLSLEALKEPNNSRLPPHLIGLESSLPGFFDDISYLDLLPCRPFDTVFIFYVRAGQKSSHEILRNVESSSSVQPHFLEFLLSLGWPVDVGRHPGWTGHLDTSWSLNSCSDSNDIQQTEEATTPEDTGGSVFNGEKKVLYYADALTEIAFVVPSLTENSEESSVHSDSTVEADTNTDVMPGLHKQPNLTLELFPNHSENLESAKKLSPLVKTKRSSTGKSFPPLGPETKVFVVWVERFDDIENFPLTDLLAETSTGLEASMSNSTSCRSGLLEKDVPLIFIHPLKTGLFRIRLHGAVGKFGMVIPLVDGMVVSRRALGFLVRQTVINVCRRKRLESDLYNPPHVRRKQKITEIVQRYRNKQLEPEFYTSLFHEVGEGKPHL